The Kluyvera intermedia genome window below encodes:
- the pcoA gene encoding multicopper oxidase PcoA, with the protein MLLKTSRRTFLKGLTLSGVAGSLGVWSFNARSSLSLPVAASLQGTQFDLTIGETAVNITGSERQAKTINGGLPGPVLRWKEGDTITLKVKNRLNEQTSIHWHGIILPANMDGVPGLSFMGIEPDDTYVYTFKVKQNGTYWYHSHSGLQEQEGVYGAIIIDAGEPEPFTYDREHVVMLSDWTDENPHSLLKKLKKQSDYYNFNKPTVGSFFRDVNTRGLSATIADRKMWAEMKMNPTDLADVSGYTYTYLMNGQAPLKNWTGLFRPGEKIRLRFINGSAMTYFDIRIPGLKMTVVAADGQYVNPVTVDEFRIAVAETYDVIVEPQGEAYTIFAQSMDRTGYARGTLATREGLSAAVPPLDPRPLLTMEDMGMGGMGHDMAGMDHSQMGGMDNSGEMMSMDGADLPDSGTSSAPMDHSSMAGMDHSRMAGMPGMQSHPASETDNPLVDMQAMSVSPKLNDPGIGLRNNGRKVLTYADLKSRFEDPDGREPGRTIELHLTGHMEKFAWSFNGIKFSDAAPVLLKYGERLRITLINDTMMTHPIHLHGMWSDLEDENGNFMVRKHTIDVPPGTKRSYRVTADALGRWAYHCHLLYHMEMGMFREVRVEE; encoded by the coding sequence ATGCTGTTGAAAACGTCTCGACGAACTTTCCTGAAGGGGTTAACCCTCTCTGGCGTAGCCGGAAGTCTTGGCGTATGGAGTTTCAATGCGCGTTCCAGTCTGAGCCTGCCAGTTGCCGCATCCCTGCAGGGTACTCAGTTTGACCTGACCATTGGTGAAACGGCCGTCAATATCACGGGCAGTGAGCGTCAGGCCAAAACAATCAATGGAGGCCTGCCGGGGCCCGTTCTTCGCTGGAAAGAAGGTGACACCATTACCCTGAAGGTCAAAAACCGTCTTAATGAACAGACGTCCATTCACTGGCACGGCATTATTCTTCCGGCCAATATGGATGGTGTTCCGGGGCTGAGTTTTATGGGCATAGAGCCTGATGATACCTACGTTTACACCTTTAAGGTTAAGCAGAACGGGACTTACTGGTACCACAGCCATTCCGGTCTGCAGGAACAGGAGGGGGTATACGGTGCCATTATCATCGATGCCGGGGAGCCAGAACCGTTTACTTACGATCGTGAGCATGTGGTCATGTTGTCTGACTGGACCGATGAAAATCCTCACAGCCTGCTGAAAAAATTAAAAAAACAGTCGGATTACTACAATTTCAATAAACCAACCGTTGGCTCTTTTTTCCGCGACGTGAATACCAGGGGGCTGTCAGCCACCATTGCCGATCGGAAAATGTGGGCTGAAATGAAAATGAATCCGACTGACCTCGCGGATGTCAGTGGCTACACCTACACCTATCTCATGAACGGGCAGGCCCCGCTGAAAAACTGGACCGGACTGTTCCGTCCCGGTGAAAAGATACGCTTACGGTTTATCAACGGCTCGGCAATGACCTATTTCGATATCCGTATCCCCGGGCTGAAAATGACGGTCGTGGCTGCAGATGGCCAGTATGTAAACCCGGTTACCGTTGACGAATTCAGGATTGCCGTTGCCGAAACCTATGATGTCATTGTGGAGCCTCAGGGTGAGGCCTATACCATCTTCGCACAATCCATGGACAGGACCGGTTACGCTCGAGGGACACTGGCCACGAGAGAGGGGTTAAGTGCTGCCGTTCCCCCCCTCGATCCCCGTCCTCTGTTGACCATGGAAGATATGGGTATGGGGGGAATGGGACATGATATGGCAGGAATGGACCACAGCCAGATGGGAGGCATGGATAACAGCGGAGAGATGATGTCTATGGACGGTGCTGACCTTCCGGATAGCGGGACATCCTCCGCGCCCATGGATCACAGCAGCATGGCCGGTATGGATCATTCCCGGATGGCCGGAATGCCGGGTATGCAAAGTCATCCTGCGTCAGAAACGGATAACCCACTGGTTGATATGCAGGCGATGAGCGTCTCTCCGAAATTAAATGATCCGGGTATTGGTCTTCGAAATAACGGAAGAAAGGTTCTCACGTACGCGGATTTGAAAAGCCGCTTTGAGGATCCTGACGGACGTGAACCTGGCCGTACCATAGAACTGCATTTAACCGGCCACATGGAAAAGTTTGCCTGGTCATTTAACGGAATCAAGTTTTCAGATGCCGCACCGGTGCTGCTGAAATACGGTGAGCGGCTCAGGATCACGCTGATCAACGATACCATGATGACTCACCCCATTCACCTGCATGGTATGTGGAGCGATCTGGAAGATGAAAACGGTAATTTCATGGTTCGTAAACACACAATAGATGTTCCCCCTGGTACAAAACGCAGTTACAGAGTGACAGCAGATGCGCTTGGCCGCTGGGCGTATCACTGCCATTTGCTCTATCACATGGAAATGGGAATGTTTCGTGAAGTCCGGGTGGAGGAATGA
- the pcoB gene encoding copper resistance outer membrane transporter PcoB → MKRNLKAIPVLVAGLFTSQLSIAAGSVSADPHAGHDMSAMQMPADENFTEMTSMEPIVTESRTPIPPVTDADRKAAFGNLQGHAIHDSAINYLVLLDQLEWQRSDNTNNFSWSVNSWIGGDTDRIWLKSEGERSNGETEAAEAQLLWGHAVGPWWDLVAGVRQDFRPASARTWAAVGFQGLALYNFESEITGFVSNGGKAALRLGGEYDVLLTNRLILQPSYEVNFYSQDDESRGRGRGLTDTELGLRLRYEIRREFAPYIGVSWNQLYGKTSDMAKREGEKDHQVVFLAGARIWF, encoded by the coding sequence ATGAAGAGAAATTTGAAGGCCATACCTGTTCTGGTCGCCGGTTTGTTTACCTCACAGCTTTCTATTGCGGCGGGCTCCGTCTCTGCAGATCCCCACGCCGGGCACGACATGTCTGCCATGCAGATGCCAGCAGATGAGAATTTCACTGAGATGACGTCAATGGAGCCCATTGTAACTGAGAGCAGAACGCCAATTCCGCCTGTTACCGATGCCGACCGGAAGGCTGCATTCGGCAATTTACAGGGGCATGCGATTCACGACAGTGCGATTAATTATCTGGTTCTGCTGGATCAACTGGAATGGCAACGGTCGGATAACACCAACAATTTCAGCTGGAGTGTTAACAGCTGGATTGGAGGCGACACAGATCGGATTTGGCTAAAGAGTGAAGGTGAACGAAGCAATGGGGAAACGGAGGCGGCTGAAGCGCAGTTACTCTGGGGACATGCGGTTGGCCCATGGTGGGATTTGGTTGCGGGTGTCAGGCAGGATTTCAGACCTGCTTCTGCCCGGACCTGGGCTGCTGTCGGTTTTCAGGGGCTGGCACTCTATAATTTTGAGTCTGAAATTACGGGTTTTGTCAGTAATGGCGGAAAAGCAGCCCTTCGTCTGGGAGGAGAATACGACGTTTTACTGACTAACCGGCTCATACTCCAGCCATCCTATGAGGTGAATTTCTACAGTCAGGATGATGAATCGCGGGGTCGCGGCAGGGGACTGACTGACACAGAGCTGGGGCTCCGGCTGCGCTATGAAATACGCCGTGAGTTTGCACCCTATATAGGCGTTTCCTGGAATCAACTTTACGGGAAAACATCCGATATGGCGAAAAGAGAAGGTGAGAAAGACCATCAGGTAGTATTCCTGGCGGGAGCCAGAATCTGGTTTTAA
- the pcoC gene encoding copper resistance system metallochaperone PcoC gives MSILNKAILTGGLVMGVAFSAMAHPELKSSVPQADSAVAAPEKIQLNFSENLTVKFSGAKLTMTGMKGMSSHSPMPVAAKVAPGADPKSMVIIPREPLPAGTYRVDWRAVSSDTHPITGNYTFTVK, from the coding sequence ATGTCGATTTTAAATAAAGCCATTCTTACAGGTGGCCTCGTTATGGGCGTTGCTTTCTCTGCTATGGCCCATCCGGAATTAAAAAGCTCTGTGCCACAGGCTGATTCAGCCGTAGCGGCCCCGGAAAAGATTCAGCTTAATTTCTCGGAAAATCTGACCGTGAAATTCTCAGGTGCAAAATTAACGATGACGGGTATGAAAGGCATGTCATCACATTCTCCGATGCCGGTCGCGGCAAAAGTGGCGCCAGGCGCTGACCCTAAATCGATGGTCATTATTCCGCGAGAGCCTTTACCCGCTGGCACTTATCGTGTTGACTGGCGCGCGGTTTCTTCAGATACGCACCCTATTACCGGTAATTACACCTTTACAGTGAAGTAA
- the pcoD gene encoding copper resistance inner membrane protein PcoD, whose protein sequence is MVIFGLPFFQIYGISGVRHETYNLTNFRSFITFAVVTGIILTGINMLLVSNAMSGVTDLRELSIHVIEMVIEETDVGISWIVRLCALFTTLGALFLYTNKRVLSCLLMTMSGGVALATLAWGGHAVMHDGLHYYLHLLSDLTHLGAAGAWTGALVAFAILLMRRNEHNAQSVIVISDSLAKFATAGTVIVVALILSALVNYLYIAEGNLTPLFNSSWGRILLAKTALFVLMLLLAAANRFHLGPRLEVMVREGNYDRSVALMRNSILTEFVVAIIILGAVAWLGMLAPSQVS, encoded by the coding sequence ATGGTAATATTTGGATTGCCATTTTTTCAGATATATGGAATAAGCGGTGTCAGACATGAAACCTATAACCTGACTAATTTCAGGTCGTTTATAACTTTTGCTGTTGTTACAGGCATCATTCTTACTGGCATTAATATGCTCCTGGTATCTAATGCCATGAGTGGAGTAACTGACCTCAGAGAATTATCCATCCATGTTATCGAGATGGTGATAGAAGAAACTGATGTGGGTATTAGCTGGATTGTCAGGCTCTGTGCCCTGTTTACCACACTCGGTGCTTTGTTCCTTTACACTAATAAGAGAGTATTGTCCTGCCTGCTGATGACGATGAGTGGGGGCGTGGCGCTGGCTACACTTGCCTGGGGAGGACACGCCGTTATGCATGACGGTCTGCATTACTATCTCCATTTACTGAGCGATCTGACCCATCTCGGCGCTGCAGGTGCCTGGACAGGTGCTCTGGTTGCATTTGCTATCCTGCTGATGCGCAGAAACGAGCATAATGCACAGAGCGTCATTGTGATATCTGACTCCCTGGCAAAATTTGCCACGGCAGGAACGGTGATTGTTGTAGCCCTGATCCTGAGTGCGCTGGTCAACTATCTGTATATTGCTGAGGGTAACTTAACTCCCTTATTCAACAGTTCCTGGGGGAGGATATTGCTTGCCAAGACGGCTCTGTTTGTTCTGATGCTTCTTCTGGCTGCAGCAAACCGGTTTCACCTGGGTCCCCGGCTTGAAGTTATGGTCAGGGAAGGGAATTATGATCGCAGCGTTGCCCTGATGCGAAACAGCATCCTGACAGAATTCGTTGTTGCGATTATCATTCTGGGCGCCGTAGCGTGGCTCGGAATGCTTGCTCCGTCTCAGGTCAGCTAG
- the pcoR gene encoding copper response regulator transcription factor PcoR, producing MQRILIVEDEQKTGRYLQQGLVEEGYQADLFNNGRDGLGAASKGQYDLIILDVMLPFLDGWQIISALRESGHEEPVLFLTAKDNVRDKVKGLELGADDYLIKPFDFTELVARVRTLLRRARSQAATVCTIADMTVDMVRRTVIRSGKKIHLTGKEYVLLELLLQRTGEVLPRSLISSLVWNMNFDSDTNVIDVAVRRLRSKIDDDFEPKLIHTVRGAGYVLEIREE from the coding sequence ATGCAGCGTATTTTAATCGTTGAAGACGAACAAAAAACAGGTCGTTACCTGCAGCAGGGACTGGTTGAGGAAGGCTATCAGGCCGATCTCTTTAATAATGGCCGCGATGGTCTCGGGGCCGCGTCGAAGGGACAGTATGATTTGATAATACTGGACGTGATGCTGCCTTTCCTCGACGGGTGGCAAATCATCAGCGCACTGAGGGAGTCCGGGCACGAAGAACCGGTCCTGTTTTTAACCGCAAAGGACAACGTGCGGGACAAAGTGAAAGGACTGGAGCTTGGCGCAGATGACTACCTGATTAAGCCCTTTGATTTTACGGAGCTGGTTGCACGTGTAAGAACCCTACTGCGCCGGGCACGCTCGCAGGCCGCAACAGTCTGCACCATCGCCGATATGACCGTTGATATGGTGCGCCGGACCGTGATCCGTTCGGGGAAGAAGATCCATCTCACCGGTAAAGAATACGTTCTGCTTGAGTTGCTGCTGCAACGCACCGGAGAAGTGTTACCCAGGAGTCTTATCTCGTCCCTGGTCTGGAACATGAATTTTGACAGTGATACGAATGTGATTGATGTCGCCGTGAGACGTCTGAGAAGTAAAATTGATGATGACTTTGAGCCAAAACTGATCCATACCGTTCGCGGTGCCGGATATGTCCTGGAGATCAGAGAAGAGTGA